The following are encoded in a window of Catellicoccus marimammalium M35/04/3 genomic DNA:
- a CDS encoding cupin domain-containing protein gives MFLEEQAPKEVFRWSEVLPVKEGEFTSQPVLLQTEVDALLISLDGGQKIPAHETEKTAILTFLSGEAEVTIDDDIYTLHEGEAIIIPPHAVHALYAVRPFQMMLVKR, from the coding sequence ATGTTTTTAGAAGAACAAGCACCAAAAGAAGTATTCCGTTGGTCTGAGGTATTACCAGTGAAAGAAGGAGAATTCACCAGTCAACCGGTGTTATTACAAACAGAAGTGGATGCTTTATTGATTTCTTTAGATGGAGGACAAAAAATCCCTGCGCATGAAACAGAAAAAACAGCGATTTTAACCTTCTTATCTGGAGAAGCAGAAGTAACCATTGATGATGATATTTATACACTACATGAAGGAGAAGCGATTATTATTCCTCCTCATGCCGTACATGCGTTATATGCGGTTCGTCCATTCCAAATGATGTTAGTCAAACGCTAG
- a CDS encoding DUF302 domain-containing protein, whose protein sequence is MEYIEEHIDLSIEEAARRFEAWVTERGMKIFDKIDQCKEARQVDLTIEPTLYYIFGNPKVGTLLMQQDDQITFELPLKLLLIGDNKGTKVIYKNPKEFVHHDRLNEQGQQILDHMCQFYAGYLERCK, encoded by the coding sequence ATGGAATACATTGAAGAACATATTGATTTATCGATTGAAGAAGCAGCTCGTCGTTTTGAAGCTTGGGTCACTGAACGTGGAATGAAGATTTTTGATAAAATCGACCAATGCAAAGAAGCACGCCAAGTGGATTTAACGATTGAACCTACGCTTTATTATATTTTTGGCAATCCAAAAGTTGGGACATTGTTAATGCAACAAGATGACCAAATCACTTTTGAATTACCATTGAAGTTATTACTCATTGGGGACAACAAGGGAACCAAAGTGATTTACAAAAATCCAAAAGAATTTGTCCATCATGACCGTTTGAATGAACAAGGACAACAAATTTTGGATCATATGTGCCAATTTTATGCGGGCTACTTAGAACGTTGTAAATAA
- a CDS encoding BspA family leucine-rich repeat surface protein — protein sequence MQNSKLKESTTPKNGTVYQVDGYRNIDGKHVYRVYQTDKDGKKAYRGYIDRKDTKDFNAEKAEGQFVLNGKANVWKNFYWTAKNTDNAERVVFAKYEYTLGNGQKYYSVYSKDAEGKEVWQGYTSKSNLKEVTSTKESKYVTLKKNTKSFANLYFQQTKDSFDASKGVNFKVTRYYTIDGKKYYSTEQSKEAWTGYVDSSVVEDLTAKKVAAADSKVKVAKEWNTYSDHFYTKKAKLADYKGKDLTAKYVYTYGNGKKYASLYDGDTWVGYANVEALDVVTEDKPTNPEKPEVKPEQSELEKAKKAAEEAIKKAEAELAKSNASKESKEAAQKVIDAAKETVKGDNLDAIKKIPAQLDEAIKALQPADVKALEDAIKRAESLVGTPGLTGTDEVKAKLDVAKKVLEEAKKGAASKEDIKKATDELEKAIAGVKLDTTNLKDALEATKQLAKDYYLTKDQEAKLNKVFDEIQKVVDDAKTDKKAVDAAKAKLDKIADALKVQPTYTQGQALSEAIAKANKLKAHEEAAKVLFEDFNGLKVAYKEATDTMTELKKDPQAFGATNTATKEMTAQQVEEVAKKLNDALDNLKINAENTKAFYDEAKKAIDKLATENQTDPKAKLDAFAEAAKKGTAKDINEILDTAKALVNAIDAAQNKELEEAIDKAERIIKENDAAKEGNQGTDEDFYTADTFNKLKEELKKAQEAIQLTPATITKETAHNKANSKDALDKAINDLQINHWDSEVKDGKVVLTKYKPLAIDESQKEKNGIIYRKDKIVIPGKLKDMPVELNIKYQDPSTYLNPIIDDTDLKEKVVVNAQQVPVTFKEVDGQKVTTGDKLWGTFSYMGTIDVSGLDTSNTTSFFKTFCANTSESIKGIENLNTSKATDFSSMFSDAKSLTTLDLSKWNTDNVGKITSMFFDTPKLTHLDLSGWTLPKVPNNCPQSKVFGDKNTLSGVGTAPKYNSFCGVIRYPDMDKDAKDNNLNKAPVWIDGLIFPTNERAKHIIEMDLDDSITGTMDHTKPKK from the coding sequence ATGCAAAATTCAAAATTAAAAGAATCAACTACCCCTAAAAATGGTACTGTATATCAAGTAGACGGATACCGTAATATTGATGGTAAACATGTATATCGTGTATACCAAACAGATAAAGATGGTAAAAAAGCATATCGTGGATATATTGATCGTAAAGATACAAAAGATTTTAATGCTGAAAAAGCTGAAGGTCAATTTGTATTAAATGGAAAAGCTAACGTGTGGAAAAACTTCTATTGGACAGCTAAAAATACTGACAATGCAGAACGCGTAGTATTTGCAAAATACGAATATACATTAGGAAATGGACAAAAATATTACTCAGTATATTCTAAAGATGCTGAAGGAAAAGAAGTATGGCAAGGATATACTTCAAAATCTAACTTAAAAGAAGTTACTTCAACAAAAGAAAGTAAATATGTTACTTTGAAAAAAAATACAAAATCATTTGCCAACTTATACTTCCAACAAACAAAAGATAGTTTTGATGCAAGTAAAGGAGTAAACTTCAAAGTTACTCGTTACTATACGATCGATGGTAAAAAATATTACTCAACAGAACAATCTAAAGAAGCATGGACAGGTTATGTAGATTCTTCAGTAGTAGAAGATCTAACAGCCAAAAAAGTAGCAGCTGCTGATTCTAAAGTTAAAGTAGCTAAAGAATGGAACACATATAGTGACCACTTCTACACTAAAAAAGCAAAATTAGCAGACTATAAAGGTAAAGATTTAACTGCAAAATATGTATACACTTACGGAAATGGTAAGAAATATGCTTCATTATACGATGGAGACACATGGGTAGGTTATGCCAATGTAGAAGCTTTAGATGTAGTTACTGAAGATAAACCAACAAATCCAGAAAAACCAGAGGTAAAACCAGAACAATCTGAATTAGAAAAAGCGAAAAAAGCTGCAGAAGAAGCAATTAAAAAAGCAGAAGCTGAATTAGCTAAATCAAACGCTTCAAAAGAATCTAAAGAAGCTGCACAAAAAGTTATCGATGCTGCTAAAGAAACAGTTAAAGGTGATAACTTAGATGCAATTAAGAAAATTCCAGCTCAATTAGATGAAGCAATCAAAGCATTACAACCTGCAGATGTAAAAGCATTAGAAGATGCTATTAAACGTGCAGAAAGTTTAGTTGGAACTCCTGGTTTAACTGGAACAGATGAAGTAAAAGCTAAATTAGACGTTGCGAAAAAAGTGTTAGAAGAAGCGAAAAAAGGTGCAGCTTCTAAAGAAGACATCAAGAAAGCAACAGATGAATTAGAAAAAGCAATTGCTGGTGTGAAATTAGACACTACAAACTTAAAAGATGCATTAGAAGCGACAAAACAATTAGCAAAAGACTACTATTTAACAAAAGATCAAGAAGCTAAATTAAATAAAGTCTTTGATGAAATCCAAAAAGTTGTAGACGACGCTAAAACAGATAAAAAAGCTGTTGATGCAGCAAAAGCAAAATTAGATAAAATTGCGGATGCTTTAAAAGTTCAACCAACTTATACTCAAGGTCAAGCATTAAGTGAAGCAATTGCCAAAGCAAACAAATTAAAAGCACACGAAGAAGCTGCTAAAGTTTTATTTGAAGACTTCAACGGATTAAAAGTTGCTTACAAAGAAGCTACAGATACAATGACTGAATTGAAGAAAGATCCTCAAGCTTTTGGAGCAACTAATACAGCAACAAAAGAAATGACAGCACAACAAGTTGAAGAAGTTGCGAAAAAATTAAATGATGCATTAGACAACTTGAAGATCAATGCCGAAAATACAAAAGCGTTCTATGATGAAGCGAAAAAAGCAATTGATAAATTAGCTACAGAAAATCAAACAGACCCTAAAGCTAAATTAGATGCTTTTGCAGAAGCTGCGAAGAAAGGAACAGCAAAAGATATCAATGAAATCTTAGATACTGCTAAAGCTTTAGTAAATGCAATCGATGCGGCGCAAAACAAAGAATTGGAAGAAGCTATCGATAAAGCAGAACGTATCATTAAAGAAAATGATGCAGCTAAAGAAGGAAATCAAGGTACTGATGAAGACTTCTATACAGCAGATACATTTAATAAATTAAAAGAAGAATTGAAAAAAGCTCAAGAAGCAATTCAATTAACTCCAGCAACAATTACAAAAGAAACAGCTCATAATAAAGCTAATTCTAAAGATGCTTTAGATAAAGCTATTAATGATTTACAAATTAATCATTGGGATTCTGAAGTAAAAGATGGGAAAGTTGTATTAACAAAATATAAACCATTAGCTATTGATGAAAGTCAAAAAGAGAAAAATGGTATTATTTATCGTAAAGATAAAATTGTAATTCCTGGTAAATTAAAAGATATGCCAGTAGAATTAAATATCAAGTATCAAGATCCATCTACATATTTAAATCCTATTATTGACGATACTGATTTAAAAGAAAAAGTAGTTGTTAATGCTCAACAAGTTCCAGTAACATTCAAAGAAGTAGACGGACAAAAGGTTACTACTGGAGATAAACTATGGGGAACATTCTCTTACATGGGAACAATTGATGTATCTGGACTAGATACTTCAAATACAACTTCTTTCTTTAAAACATTTTGTGCTAATACAAGTGAATCAATTAAAGGGATTGAAAACTTAAATACTTCAAAGGCTACAGACTTCAGTTCTATGTTCTCGGATGCCAAAAGCTTAACAACATTGGATTTGTCTAAATGGAATACGGATAATGTAGGAAAAATTACTTCAATGTTCTTTGATACACCAAAATTAACTCATTTAGATTTAAGTGGTTGGACATTGCCAAAAGTTCCTAATAATTGCCCACAATCTAAAGTATTTGGCGATAAAAATACTTTATCAGGTGTAGGGACAGCACCGAAATATAATTCATTCTGTGGTGTTATTCGCTACCCAGATATGGATAAAGATGCCAAAGATAATAACTTAAACAAAGCACCTGTATGGATTGATGGATTAATTTTCCCAACAAATGAACGTGCTAAACATATTATTGAAATGGACTTAGATGATTCTATTACTGGAACAATGGATCATACGAAACCTAAAAAATAA